Below is a window of Candidatus Trichorickettsia mobilis DNA.
ACTGGTTTGGTGTATAGGCGTATTGCTGAAAAGCGTCTTTTTACCGGTATACTAGGTGAAAATTGAGAATTGTGTTGTCGTATTCAAAGATCTGCGTTCCTCACGTAGTACGGAGTATAAATAATATGGGAATTCCTGATCGTATCCAGTTAACTGGAAACGTATATATAAAATATATCGATGAGATTATTAAACCTAAAATAGGAGATATAATGCTCTTATTAAATGATGATGCTATTAGCGGTGTTGTCGGTGATTATGAAAATATGAGTGTAAGTGGTTATATCAAAGCAAAAGTATATGATGGCCGAGTATGGCAAAATGTAAATATAGCTGAATTTTGTACTGCTAGAGAACATAAATTTGCTAAAAAGCAACGTGCTATTGAATCAGCAGAATTATGCCGAGAAATTATTGCTAAACATCGCAATACACTTCTAGAAAAAACATATCGTGGGCATTTTACCATCACGTGGTGAGCAAGTTAATAACTTAAGGTCAGTAAATCTTTATCAATTTTAATAGTTTTAAAGCGTGAGATTATAGACATTCCAAGTAGTGAAATATCTAGATCACCCTTCCCAACACTAGCTTCAACATTTTCAAATAATTTGGGACCAACTTGTAGAGTTCGTAATCTTACTGGAGCAGCTGCACTAGTACCATTAGCAGTAGCATAAGTTTTAGTATAGCGTAACTTAGATAAGTCAAACCTTAAGGCTTGAGCATCTTTTTTAGTTAAAGCAATATCACTTGCACCGGTATCAACCATAAACTTAATTTCAGTTCCATTAATTATGGTGGTAGTATAAAATTGACCATCACTGCTGCGAGCTATAATAATTTCTCCATTACTATTCCAGCTATATGATGGTATTATTACAGCCAACACTCGATCTTTTGCTTCGCCTAGTTCAAATCTGAAAGCATAACCAACAATTCCTAAAAGAAAAATTATATACCAACTTATCAGCATTTTGGCAAAAGTTGCGATTCCATGAGTATTTAGATAACGATAAAAACCACTAAGTACTATAACTATACTAATAACTACCGGAACAATTTGACCTTCAGTCAAGGAAAGAGCTGGAAGGCGGTCAGGCATTATTTTAAATAAAAATAATATTAACAATGCGCCTAAAGCTAATATAACGAAAAGTTTAATTATTTGTTTTTCAATCATGGGATGCGTATATTTACACTTGCAAATTTAAGAAAAATATTACGTTCGAGTAAGAACAAACTATTCTCGTCAGCGACTTTTAAATCTACTATATGCTGTAGTTCTGATAATACTTGTTTCTGAAAACTATTATATGAAGATATGTCTAATTCTTCACTTAAGTTTATTTGAGGAATAATTATAGATTCTATGTTTGCGGTTTTTGGCGGCAGTTTAACTGTAAGAGCATGATCCAATAGCATATGTTTATTCATAATTATTTGATAATTACTGATGCAATAATCCTCCATAAAATGCTCAGCTGAGGTAGATTTATTATAAGTCAGAATATTTTTAATGTTGTTGATAAGTTTATTTTTATTACCAAGGCTTCGCAAGAACATTTCTTTGATTCCTCCCCAGCCAGGGACAAGACCGACACTAACTTCCACCAGGCCGGCATTTAGTTCAGTATGAGCAATTATCATATCAGAATGTAGTAATAATTCACAGCCACCACCAAGCGCAGCACCTTGTGCACAACTTATAATGTTAATGGTTGAATGTTTAAGTCTAGTCATTGTTTGTTGACCAAGTAATAAAAACTCACTTAAAGCATTCTGATTATTGTTTTTAACACAATCAGTAATGAATTTTAAATCAGCCCCAGCTGAGAAATGAGCGGTAGGTGAAAAAAGATAAAGATTCTGTTGGTTCTTTTCAGCGTAATCAATCGCCGCTAATAGTAAATTAAAAACATTATTATTTAAGCAATTCATTTTAGTATTAATTGAAAAAACCAAATTATGCTTATATTCTATCAGCTGCGCTGATTCATTCACCATGATAGTGTTTGTATTATGAAATATAGAAGTGTGAGCAGAAATTTTATGCTTATAGTCAGCTGCTAATTGATTTATTTGAGTCTCTGAGATCGCAAGATTCATTGATTTTGCTTGTCTAAGCAACCAATCTACACCATTATTTATTTGCGTAAATAATAACTCGAACGGACCATACTTCCAACTATAACCTAAACGCATTGCTAGATCAATGTCATGGATACTATTAGCTACTGTCGGTACTAAGTTAATAATATATGTATAAAATTCTGCCAATACTTGATTAAAAAATGTACCATAAACATCATTACTGCCAAGCAGTTCATCAATCTTTGAAAATTCGATATTAGCTTCTGCTATTTGTGCATAGGATAAATCGCTAAAATTTATAACTTCTTTAATCTTTTTATCATTTACAACTGCAAGACGATAAAATCCACCACCTGTTTTACGTCCGATTAATCCGGCTGCTGCCATTTTATCAATAATTATCGTCGGCAAATAAATATTTTGATATTGATCATTCTCAGGTAGATTAGCTAGTAAAGATGTTGATATCAGCTTCATTACATCATGACCGATTAAATCATATAAGCCAAAAATGCCGGTACTTGGTAGTTTGAATAAACTAGAAAATAGTTTATCGATAATAATTGGATTTAAATTATTGATGATTGCTTTACGCACCACTAATTCTAATAAGAAACAGCCAACCCGGTTAGCGATAAAACCAGGTGTATCATTACATTTGATAATCGTTTTACCCAGAAAATTATGGATAAAGTTAGTAGTTCTGTTAATATGATCAATGTTGGTTTCAGAATCTGTAACTAATTCCAGCAATTCCATATATCGTGGCGGGTTAAAGAAATGAAGGATTAGGAACCGTGTTCTGATATTGTGCGGTAACTTGGTTTTTAACTGTGATAGCAATAAAGTAGAAGTGTTTGAAGCTAAGACTGCATTTGTATTGAGATAAGGAATAATTTTATGATATAGTTCCTGCTTACTGGCTATATTTTCAATAATTGCTTCAATTACTAAATCACACTCCTTGATTAAATCCAAATTATCTTCCAGATTGCCGATGGTAATAAATTGAGCTTTGTTAGAGTGAGTTAGAGCAGGGGGTTTTTGATTTTTGATACGTGTTAATGCTTGCTCTAATATGGCGTTACGATTTACTGGATCTGGTGCAGCCATATCTAGTAAAACTACCTGCCGTCCTGAATTGGCTATTAGAGCTGCGATACCTGAACCCATTGCGCCGGCGCCGATTACGCATATTTTGGTTATTTCGTTTTTCATGATATTATTTTATAATGTTTTAATTTACATTTAGTCATCCTGAATGATCTGCCGTCATCCTGAACTTAACCGTCATCCTGAACTTGTTTCAGGATGACTGTTAAGTAATGACAGTCAGCATTCAGGGTAAACTAGTTATGAATTGACATAAACAATAATTCTTCTGCTAATAGCAATTTTTAAAACAATGCTAGCACATACTTAAAGAATGTAAAAGTTTTAAGGTCTAATTAAATGCATAATTATAGTCTTATATTGCCACAATATTTAAATAATACCAGATTAGATAAAGCTTTGCATTTACTGATGGTCGATATCTCAAGGAATCAGATTCAAAAAGCAATTAGAGATAATCGAGTAACAGTAAATAACCAACCGGTTGTTGATATGTCTTGGAAAATTAAAGAGCATGATGTAATCACAATTAATCTCCGGGAAACTATTGACAAATCGCCCCAACCAACTGCTATAGAGCTGGATCTAATATATGAAGATGAAGATCTAATGGTAATTAATAAACCAAGCGGATTGACAGTACACCCAGGTGCAGGCAATCATCAAGATACTTTAGTAAATGCTTTATTGCACTATACTACTTCATTATCGAATGTTGGTGAACCTACCAGGCCAGGTATAGTTCATCGTCTGGATAAGGATACCTCCGGATTAATGGTAGTGGCCAAAAACAATTTTACTCATAATCAGTTGGCAGCTCAAATTGTTGAGCGTTCATTAGTGCGTAAATACAAAGCACTAGTATGGGGCAGATTAAATCCAACAACAGGGGTAATTCATGGCAATATTGCT
It encodes the following:
- a CDS encoding RluA family pseudouridine synthase; the protein is MHNYSLILPQYLNNTRLDKALHLLMVDISRNQIQKAIRDNRVTVNNQPVVDMSWKIKEHDVITINLRETIDKSPQPTAIELDLIYEDEDLMVINKPSGLTVHPGAGNHQDTLVNALLHYTTSLSNVGEPTRPGIVHRLDKDTSGLMVVAKNNFTHNQLAAQIVERSLVRKYKALVWGRLNPTTGVIHGNIARSRMDRIKMTIVKAGGKHATTYYHTENILLDGLISMVECKLDTGRTHQIRVHLSHIGHSLVGDQLYGHNQRKIAGCPQALHDELLNFKRQALHSWYIEFIHPRTDQCLSFQIALAADIQQLINHLNVSIQVSGKP
- a CDS encoding TIGR02281 family clan AA aspartic protease, coding for MIEKQIIKLFVILALGALLILFLFKIMPDRLPALSLTEGQIVPVVISIVIVLSGFYRYLNTHGIATFAKMLISWYIIFLLGIVGYAFRFELGEAKDRVLAVIIPSYSWNSNGEIIIARSSDGQFYTTTIINGTEIKFMVDTGASDIALTKKDAQALRFDLSKLRYTKTYATANGTSAAAPVRLRTLQVGPKLFENVEASVGKGDLDISLLGMSIISRFKTIKIDKDLLTLSY
- a CDS encoding 3-hydroxyacyl-CoA dehydrogenase/enoyl-CoA hydratase family protein, which gives rise to MKNEITKICVIGAGAMGSGIAALIANSGRQVVLLDMAAPDPVNRNAILEQALTRIKNQKPPALTHSNKAQFITIGNLEDNLDLIKECDLVIEAIIENIASKQELYHKIIPYLNTNAVLASNTSTLLLSQLKTKLPHNIRTRFLILHFFNPPRYMELLELVTDSETNIDHINRTTNFIHNFLGKTIIKCNDTPGFIANRVGCFLLELVVRKAIINNLNPIIIDKLFSSLFKLPSTGIFGLYDLIGHDVMKLISTSLLANLPENDQYQNIYLPTIIIDKMAAAGLIGRKTGGGFYRLAVVNDKKIKEVINFSDLSYAQIAEANIEFSKIDELLGSNDVYGTFFNQVLAEFYTYIINLVPTVANSIHDIDLAMRLGYSWKYGPFELLFTQINNGVDWLLRQAKSMNLAISETQINQLAADYKHKISAHTSIFHNTNTIMVNESAQLIEYKHNLVFSINTKMNCLNNNVFNLLLAAIDYAEKNQQNLYLFSPTAHFSAGADLKFITDCVKNNNQNALSEFLLLGQQTMTRLKHSTINIISCAQGAALGGGCELLLHSDMIIAHTELNAGLVEVSVGLVPGWGGIKEMFLRSLGNKNKLINNIKNILTYNKSTSAEHFMEDYCISNYQIIMNKHMLLDHALTVKLPPKTANIESIIIPQINLSEELDISSYNSFQKQVLSELQHIVDLKVADENSLFLLERNIFLKFASVNIRIP